One Lycium barbarum isolate Lr01 chromosome 5, ASM1917538v2, whole genome shotgun sequence genomic window carries:
- the LOC132639333 gene encoding agamous-like MADS-box protein AGL80, with translation MTSNSDESQRKARKITSLSKQANDLSTLCDIPIALVIFSPGETSPTIWPNEDAAKVIVTRYLSHTETEKFKKSVELETYLSSKLEEKENNIRKTEKRNKEKKIEITFNRLYEGKVDILDLDATEINELLKLSALTQDKLEERKKRLEQQSHTSQPPSPLSHFE, from the coding sequence ATGACTAGCAATTCAGATGAAAGCCAAAGAAAAGCAAGAAAAATAACTAGTTTGTCCAAACAAGCAAATGACTTGTCTACCTTATGTGACATACCTATTGCTCTAGTAATTTTTAGTCCTGGAGAAACTAGCCCTACTATTTGGCCAAATGAGGATGCGGCTAAGGTTATAGTAACCAGGTATTTGAGTCACACAGAGACTGAAAAGTTTAAAAAGTCAGTTGAACTTGAAACCTACCTTTCTTCTAAATTGGAGGAGAAAGAAAATAATATTAGAAAGACCGAGAAAAgaaacaaagagaagaaaatagaaatCACATTCAATCGATTATACGAGGGAAAGGTTGATATACTTGACCTTGATGCTACAGAAATTAACGAATTGTTAAAGTTATCTGCTCTTACACAGGATAAACTTGAAGAGAGGAAAAAGCGACTCGAGCAACAATCTCACACTTCTCAACCTCCATCACCTCTCTCTCATTTTGAGTAG